The genomic DNA GATACCTTGACCGCGAACGCAGCAAGGGAGAGCCAATTACGATCGAGGTAATGGCATGCCCTTCACGTTCCTGGATCGGCGGTAGTGGTAAAGGGCCATATTTTTTTTcctagataatctaagggtcggggtctaaaaggatcggaccataattttatttaattctgagttaaaaaaataaagggTCAAATAAAATTGTGAAGGGAGCATTAGGATCATGATCCATTACCACCCGCCGGTACCTGCGAGAGGCCACTGCGAGCTGCCGGGCGCGGCGAGATGGCGACGCCGGCGGGGAGCTGGTTGCTGCGGCGGCCCTTTTGACCAGCCTAATTGCCTTCTTATCCGGGAACCGGCGGGCTGGCTCCCGGCCCGGCAAATGTCACGACGGCGACCGGCGGAATGCATGATGGCCGCCCGGCCGGCCCCGTTCGACGTGGCCGTTCGCCCGGCACAACCCAGCCCAGTGCATCATTCGACGAGCATGATTAGTCATCAAGCCGGCCGGATGTCACGAGTCACAACCTTAGCTTTGCTACTACAAATCATGCGCGGACCCTCTGCGTTAATTACTCATCGTGGTCATGCTGTTGCTAGCTTCATGGTCAAAGGGCCGTGGGCCTTCCAGTACCTTCGCGAGGACAGCAGTATCTCCCGCACAAGTTACGTTGCCTCCAGGCCATGGAAGCCATGGAGCCCCAGCCGACGCGACGGCCGCCTGCAGCGGAGCGGATCGCTGCACGCAGCCTGCTGTGACGCAGGCCGGCCTAACCGAACTGACGTGCGGAGGAGGTCGGTGACCGGGTCGCCGGCCTAGCCTTGCGCCCTTGCGGCGCGCCGGCACGTGAGCGCGCGCGCTAGGCACGGTGACCGCGCGCCGACGCCGCGACCGGCCACCGCTACCGACGCCGCGACCGCGAGTCTACGGCTAATCTCACTCCCGGCAACGCGCGATGAGGAATCGGGGGAGCCCAGCCGACGCGTCCACCCACACGGCcactcgccctcgccgccgccggcgtcccgcGGCGCAGGGCACCTCGGCTGGCAGCTTCGCTGCCTGGtggcttctctctctctctctggggtTCTCGGGGCACGGTTCTAGTAGAGGGTACATGCACGTGGATCCGCCGCGCGGTGCCCTTGCCACCGGGGCACGGGCACTTCCGCCCGGATCAGCATTCGGTGCGTGTGTACTGTGTTCGTTCATTCATTCGGTGCTCTGCATCCACTCGACCTTGTCAGCATCCTGGCCGCTGACCCCCCTCTCGCTCGCTTGGATCGGGACCCCGGCACGCGCATATCACGCGAACCGGGCAGCCGGTCGCGTCGCGTGATCGCCTCGGGTTTCATCGCAGAGTACGTACGGCGGATGCGATGGCCAGTCGGTCCGGTCGGTCGAGCAGCAGGAGTTGGCCAGATGGGTGTAGGAGCAGGCCAGGCCGTGTTTGGGGGTCCAAGGCAGAGCTTCAACTTCACGGAGAAGGCTCTGCCGAGAAGGACGCGACCTTTGCAATTGCAAGCAGGACGTGCGTGGCAGAAGTGTACACGTTGGTGTCAAAAAGGGTTTGCACCATCTCTACACACGGATTCGCTTTTGTTCCTCTGGAATTTATCAACTGGACTGCCAAATACAATGTTGGTTGGGCAAACTGTCAAAAGCCATGTGCTCATTTTTTATGTTCTATTCCATCAGTTCCATTTCAATACGTTCCCAGAGCTACGAGCCAAAGGAAAGTAGTAGACACTAGGCCCCAGCGATATGGGACTGGACCGCAGGAGATTGATTGTggtagagtatattaggcaactccggatatgattagtttaggattgattgtaatcccgggataaTCTTTCTTTGAGAGGCTACTTgtcctccaagccatgtactcctatatataccgcccaaggagctcaatgcaatacatcaaTCACAATTCCCGTGCCTATAATTTCCTTCATGGCATTAGACGCCTAGGTTTTAGATCCTGACCTAGCCGCTTCCGCTGTCGAAGCGCCGCCCCccggggagatcgatctccgccgggggcagcgtaCTCCTAGGATGCGCCGCGGATCCCTCtgatccgcgccgccgtcgtcgtcaacaAGCAGCAGGGGACCTACCTCTTCCCGTCGCCCATTAGATCCATGGCTGCACTGCTGTCGTCCTCGTCGGGCACTGCGTCGCCATGGGCCCGCCGCTGAGCCTGCCCTGCCTCTACGTCGTCGCTCCCTCGGCATCACATCAGGACCCGCCACCCCTTCCGCGCAACGTCCAGACGCCCCCTCCCACTTGTGCCGCCGCACCGTTGCCCCTGAGCGCGAGTGCATGGCTGCGGAGGAAGCCATGGGGCCGCCAGGCCACCACGCAGTCGGGGCCATCGGGCCACCGCATCGCCGTCTGACGTCGCCACCAGGCCGCAgcactgccgccgccctccaccacagGTCCTCTCCTCGGCACCGTCGAGCCTGCGTCCCCTTCGTCCTCAGcgccgcttccgccgccgccttgccgcgGGGGATGGTTCGGAGGTCGCCAGCCCGCCGCGCAGCTGGAGCAGTGGCCGCTTGGGATGCACTTCGCCGGCTTGCCCCCCTCTGCTATTCCCCTCTGTTCTTTCCCGATGGGGAGAGATGAGGATAAAGGTGGGGTGGGAATATCCAACTAGGTGCACCCGAGATTGTACCCGGAGGTTTGTCCCGTTGTTGCTGCCGTGTTTCTTTTTCCTGATCAGAGATCGggtttgcgtcgccctgccATTCGTCGCCGCTTCATCGTCGACACCCCCGAAGGACGAAGGTGTTGATGCGCCCTTCCGGGCTGCAGCAACGACGttcgtgatcaagccaccctaccggcgtcgtcgccttttcaggcggtggcgccactcgccgccggtcttcgtcaagcaggcGCTCGATCTGCCTCCGCACCTCGAGCCGTTCTCGTGCGGACATCACCgccgatgttcctgaaggaagacgttgtcgccacccctgatctgagcgcgacacttgctgcaacatgcgccgtcgccaccccctgagcgtgacctaagtcgcaaaccGCGTCGTCTACCATCGTCACCCGCCGCACCGTCTTGCTGCtgtcttcggcaagaagctgctgagtttgtgtactcgagacctcgacgacgcttcgacccgcgccccctccacggcttcgaccacgtccaccttgacttcggctactacggcactaaagcgctatcatctgcatgagtctccagtcaaagctttcgcaccggcgttccgactgcaggggggatacgtctccattgttctccaATCTGACCATTCGTATTGCTACCGCTACAACTGCGgagggatgttagagtatattaggcaactccggatatggttagtttagaattgattgtaatcccgggataaccttccttatctctaggagagggtacttgccctccaaaccatgtactcctatatataccgcccaaggaactcaatgcaatacatcaaTCACAATTCCCGTGCCTATACTTTCCTTCAGATTCATGCACGGCCGGACTTCAACAAGGACGTTTCTGCGGTCAGGTATTCCCTCCGTTTACATTTGTACTCACTTTGTTTTTATTTACACATCGTATTATGTTTGTtctaatttaaatttaactaattttgatcaaatctatagaaaaatatagaatTCTATAAATTTGATGTTGTAAaagttattattatttttctataaatttgatcaaagttgGCTAAaattgacttaggacaaacgtAATGCTACATGTAAATAATACCACGAGGAAGTAGCGATTTCCAAAATTCTTTGTATGATTGTATCCTCAGCAATTCTTTTGCAATATATCATCAATTGCTACAACATCAATGTCGtattgaaatatttttgaagTAATCTATTAGCACAAGTTTCATACACTAAGCATGCATATAATTTCACTAAGAGACGATCAAAACAATAAAGTTTGTACTTTTCAAATCCTATCCTAATATGCCCTATAAAAATGGAAATTTGAAGCTAAACTCCAAGATTTTTAATTCTTCGTTACACGGATGTCAGCTGTAATAAACTCTCgctgtgtttttttttggattttttttcccaGTGAACCAatcaaataaaaacaaaactgaACACAAAACCTTTATTGATCAAGTTTGGCAGAGATcctgtttttggaaaaaaaaatatctCGATGAAATGGCTATACAGCtgaatccctggaaaaaccttCCTCAGCAAAATGGCTTGTTTCAATGTTTTAGTGACAAACTGACAACCAGTAAGGACCATAGCATAATAGCACACACTTTTATATATTCTGTATTAATTGTACAAAAGTTTAGTAGCCGAGTATGACgacaaatatattttcacagtAAATATTTAATGCACAGGATGAACTCTGAAATGGCAGTTTCTAATACACAAGCAGAGGCTAGTTTCTAAGTTCTAAACAACAAACAAATCGAAGGACAAAAAGTAGAACTGCAAACAGGCAAAATGTAGAAGTTGATTGTCAATAGAAATTGAAGAATGTCAGGATCAATTTCTAAAACCACACTTCTTCAGGAATCGCGTCAGTTGAAAGTTTGAGATTTAACCTCTTAGCTACATCTCCTGGTAGATCTGCCATCTTTAGATGCAACAAGCTCCCCAAGCTTCCATCACTCTTCATGAACTCGTCTTGGCTGAGGAGTATCATCTTGCCCAGCAAAGTACACCATGACAACCAGAAGGGCAATGACAAATATAAGGATGTACAGCGAATTCATGCTGACCAGAGAATTCAGGAAACCCATGAAAGAAGGACCACTGACTTTCTTCTTTGTGGTTCTTCCTGCTCTGTATCCCTCCAGGAATTGGCTTATTTGGGATGCATGGTCACCTTCTTCTAATCTCTCTGAACCATCCACCTTCACAAAGAAGCATTTTTAATTCAATCCCGGGCATAGTGGATTCTCCATTTGATGATGAGCAGAGAAATATTAGCAGTTTCTGTCTTAATCAAGCATTAACTTTTTCATGGAAAATAGAAGGTCAACAAATAGGAAAGAATAAAATTATGCTTAGAGTAGATATTGATTACTGAGGAAGCTTTACTTACTAGCTCATACTCCTCGTTTCTATCCCACACCAGCAACTTTGGCAGCTGTGAGCTCTTGGAAACGTCAAAAGTctccacaaactcatcccatTGCTTGATTCCAACATATCCAAACACCAAATCACGGTTCGCATTAGCAGCAGATTTCAAGACTTGTACCAGTTGTGTAGAATTTTCATCTGAATCATCCTCTAAAATTATAAGAACAACTTTCCTCTCATCATCATTCAGCATTTTTAGTGTCTCTGTATTGATTGGGACAACCAAAGGGAGCAGGGATTGTCGTACAAaatcttccaagaaatttccTAAGTCCAAAAAACAATGTCATCAGTTATGGGGAAAGCAAAATGTCATTTTATTGGATATTCAACTGGACATAAGACGATATATGGTACTTCAAAATACTTTGCAAACTATGCATCATAGCAGAAAAAATCCAGTCAGGACCACAAGAAAGCGATAACAAATACCTTCAAATGGGCCGTAGAATAAACTTTGTTCCCTATACTTCGGATGTATTGCAACTAGTGCTGGAACCTTATCAAAATCATAGGCCACCATGATGTCCTCGGAGAAATCTTTTGCAACAGCAAACCAAGCTCTTTTCTTGTATTTCCTTCCATACTCAGCAATCAGCGACTCATTCACCCCAAAACCAAGGAACATAGGAAAGCTTGTACCAGCATTCTCAACAAAGTTCTTTATCGCAGTGTCTGACTCAAGGATAGAAACATCTGGCGCAACAAACTTCTTCAGATTGCGGACAAGCTGGTCAGCTTTCCTTGAACCAGTGTGTTCAATTGGGACACCGTGGATAAAAAGCATCAGGGTAGGGAACCCACTGTATTTAGAAACTAAGAAGCATCAGCATTCAGCAATCTAAAAATCTATACTCCACAGTGAAACCAAAATACTTAGGGACATGAGCTTACTCTACTCCATATTTTGATCCAAGTTTCCTGTATTTGTCAGCGTTTACTTTGGCAACTACGATGGGCTCACTCAACCCTGCCAACACTGGCGCAGCTTCATCTAACTGCATTAACGAAGTAGAAATTTTCAGTTTCTCAATCCAAGATAGAAGTCCTCAGCAAGATAACCCACTGGCAGTTCCTGTCTTTTATAGAAGTGCAAGGCATATATTTTGAGAATCTATTAATTGGCCACAACATACTGTACTTGCGTTTAGTTTCCTTTCTTACGTATAAGCTAATCTAAGTGAATTCAGGTGATGTCAAACTCCTATCTCACTATTTATTGAATAACTGAATAATAACAGGCTTTGTTCAAAAATCGAGCAATTATCCTGAAAAATAGTAAGTTCTGTCTCCCAACTTCGCCTGCTTGAGTTCATGGGACCACGCAAAGAACACGCGGTCCCAGAATCCCAATCAACCGGCTGCACAGCACTAACAAAAGCAACAAGATCCACAGAGACAACCCCACGGTATCCCAACTCCCAACACATCCCAATTCGCATCGCATCTCGCAGGGCTAGCACCAGCAGCAAGTTGCAGGTCGGCAGGCCCAGTGGACAGGTCAGCGCTCGTACCTCGGGCGCGAGGCGCTTGCAGTGGCCGCACCACGGGGCGTAGAAGTCGACGAAGAGGAAGTCGATGGCGCCAAGGGCTGCCTCGAAGTTGCTCTCGTCCAGGTCGATCACCCGCCCATCGCGCGGGAACtcctcgcccgcggcggcggtggcgcgggctgagagcgggagcagcaggaggaggaggaggagaggaagcaGCGTCGGCGGCAGGACTCGAGTCGCCATCGCCGTGGCGGGCGCTCGATTCGATCGCCGCGTCGGAAGGAGGGACACGGGACTAGACCAGCTTCCAAGGGGAAGGGGTTTATTGGGAAATAAGTTCACATTTATCCTCCCCCCGAATCTGATATTATTTGTTCACTTTTTCAAGGAGAATAGTACtactctttttttcttcttctgaatGTAGGCCCAACCTTAGGCCCTATTTGGAAGGGCTTCTGCCGGCTTCGACTCCGGCACTATAGCGTCAATGTAGCGCGGAATCATCTAAATCTGGCTCTATGGCTTCAATAAATAGTGTCGCGTGTCAGTGAGACAGGAGGAGAAGAGGGAGCGGAGTCAGGATGAACAGTACTGCTACCGTAtttttggccgtggagctggagCCGCATGAAGCACTCCCAAACGGGGCATTAAATCAAGATTACATCACCGCCTTATTTTCCAACGGTTTGGATGTCCTTGCGTTATAGTTCCTCCATCCCAAGATATAACTACATTTAAACTTTTCTAAAATCAATTATTTTTAATTCAACTATAAATAGTAAAATAATCATAGGGACTAATagcataaaaaatatattaatagatttagagaacatatcaggtgcaaactaacctctccgtgcaaactccAATCTAGTCCACTAGTGTAGTTTGGAATttttataatttgaaataatttaCTTGGAAAAGTTTGACTTTGGAAAAATGTAGCTATATTCTGGATCAGAGAGAGTAACAACCTTTTGTTGATTCTACAAAATGAAAATTCTGAAAATAAACTTAAAAACACTAATTTTAATCTCTATATTTCTGAAAAGCTCCTAAATCGTACCGGTAAGGTAATTTTGCCTCGTCTTCGAAATCTACAAGTTCAGCAATATTGTGCAGCTAAAAACTGCATTGTCAGTTAAGCGCGGTAATGAATCATAGTCTTAGTGCTCTCGTCATACACAAACATgccttttatatatttttagcttaaaatCGAATAAAACCACtacttttatatatttttagctcaaaattgtattaAAAACATTCAGTTTTTTTAGAACCCAGCTCTTTGATTATCTAGACTAAAATTTAGAACCCTTCACCACCCCTAAACCCCTAATTGTCACCGTCACCGGGACTTTGGTTCAGTATTGTGACGTGGACTACCACGGAATCTCCTATCCAGAATCAATACAGCCCCGCTCTAATCCATTGCATCTTTCCACCTACATCGGTAAGCAAGTGACACCTCAAAAGGTAACACCGGATACCCGTGCTCAGCACAAGTAGCGTGACAAGAAA from Panicum virgatum strain AP13 chromosome 7N, P.virgatum_v5, whole genome shotgun sequence includes the following:
- the LOC120682343 gene encoding protein disulfide isomerase-like 5-2, which codes for MATRVLPPTLLPLLLLLLLLPLSARATAAAGEEFPRDGRVIDLDESNFEAALGAIDFLFVDFYAPWCGHCKRLAPELDEAAPVLAGLSEPIVVAKVNADKYRKLGSKYGVDGFPTLMLFIHGVPIEHTGSRKADQLVRNLKKFVAPDVSILESDTAIKNFVENAGTSFPMFLGFGVNESLIAEYGRKYKKRAWFAVAKDFSEDIMVAYDFDKVPALVAIHPKYREQSLFYGPFEGNFLEDFVRQSLLPLVVPINTETLKMLNDDERKVVLIILEDDSDENSTQLVQVLKSAANANRDLVFGYVGIKQWDEFVETFDVSKSSQLPKLLVWDRNEEYELVDGSERLEEGDHASQISQFLEGYRAGRTTKKKVSGPSFMGFLNSLVSMNSLYILIFVIALLVVMVYFAGQDDTPQPRRVHEE